Within the Dolichospermum compactum NIES-806 genome, the region NNNNNNNNNNNNNNNNNNNNNNNNNNNNNNNNNNNNNNNNNNNNNNNNNNNNNNNNNNNNNNNNNNNNNNNNNNNNNNNNNNNNNNNNNNNNNNNNNNNNNNNNNNNNNNNNNNNNNNNNNNNNNNNNNNNNNNNNNNNNNNNNNNNNNNNNNNNNNNNNNNNNNNNNNNNNNNNNNNNNNNNNNNNNNNNNNNNNNNNNNNNNNNNNNNNNNNNNNNNNNNNNNNNNNNNNNNNNNNNNNNNNNNNNNNNNNNNNNNNNNNNNNNNNNNNNNNNNNNNNNNNNNNNNNNNNNNNNNNNNNNNNNNNNNNNNNNNNNNNNNNNNNNNNNNNNNNNNNNNNNNNNNNNNNNNNNNNNNNNNNNNNNNNNNNNNNNNNNNNNNNNNNNNNNNNNNNNNNNNNNNNNNNNNNNNNNNNNNNNNNNNNNNNNNNNNNNNNNNNNNNNNNNNNNNNNNNNNNNNNNNNNNNNNNNNNNNNNNNNNNNNNNNNNNNNNNNNNNNNNNNNNNNNNNNNNNNNNNNNNNNNNNNNNNNNNNNNNNNNNNNNNNNNNNNNNNNNNNNNNNNNNNNNNNNNNNNNNNNNNNNNNNNNNNNNNNNNNNNNNNNNNNNNNNNNNNNNNNNNNNNNNNNNNNNNNNNNNNNNNNNNNNNNNNNNNNNNNNNNNNNNNNNNNNNNNNNNNNNNNNNNNNNNNNNNNNNNNNNNNNNNNNNNNNNNNNNNNNNNNNNNNNNNNNNNNNNNNNNNNNNNNNNNNNNNNNNNNNNNNNNNNNNNNNNNNNNNNNNNNNNNNNNNNNNNNNNNNNNNNNNNNNNNNNNNNNNNNNNNNNNNNNNNNNNNNNNNNNNNNNNNNNNNNNNNNNNNNNNNNNNNNNNNNNNNNNNNNNNNNNNNNNNNNNNNNNNNNNNNNNNNNNNNNNNNNNNNNNNNNNNNNNNNNNNNNNNNNNNNNNNNNNNNNNNNNNNNNNNNNNNNNNNNNNNNNNNNNNNNNNNNNNNNNNNNNNNNNNNNNNNNNNNNNNNNNNNNNNNNNNNNNNNNNNNNNNNNNNNNNNNNNNNNNNNNNNNNNNNNNNNNNNNNNNNNNNNNNNNNNNNNNNNNNNNNNNNNNNNNNNNNNNNNNNNNNNNNNNNNNNNNNNNNNNNNNNNNNNNNNNNNNNNNNNNNNNNNNNNNNNNNNNNNNNNNNNNNNNNNNNNNNNNNNNNNNNNNNNNNNNNNNNNNNNNNNNNNNNNNNNNNNNNNNNNNNNNNNNNNNNNNNNNNNNNNNNNNNNNNNNNNNNNNNNNNNNNNNNNNNNNNNNNNNNNNNNNNNNNNNNNNNNNNNNNNNNNNNNNNNNNNNNNNNNNNNNNNNNNNNNNNNNNNNNNNNNNNNNNNNNNNNNNNNNNNNNNNNNNNNNNNNNNNNNNNNNNNNNNNNNNNNNNNNNNNNNNNNNNNNNNNNNNNNNNNNNNNNNNNNNNNNNNNNNNNNNNNNNNNNNNNNNNNNNNNNNNNNNNNNNNNNNNNNNNNNNNNNNNNNNNNNNNNNNNNNNNNNNNNNNNNNNNNNNNNNNNNNNNNNNNNNNNNNNNNNNNNNNNNNNNNNNNNNNNNNNNNNNNNNNNNNNNNNNNNNNNNNNNNNNNNNNNNNNNNNNNNNNNNNNNNNNNNNNNNNNNNNNNNNNNNNNNNNNNNNNNNNNNNNNNNNNNNNNNNNNNNNNNNNNNNNNNNNNNNNNNNNNNNNNNNNNNNNNNNNNNNNNNNNNNNNNNNNNNNNNNNNNNNNNNNNNNNNNNNNNNNNNNNNNNNNNNNNNNNNNNNNNNNNNNNNNNNNNNNNNNNNNNNNNNNNNNNNNNNNNNNNNNNNNNNNNNNNNNNNNNNNNNNNNNNNNNNNNNNNNNNNNNNNNNNNNNNNNNNNNNNNNNNNNNNNNNNNNNNNNNNNNNNNNNNNNNNNNNNNNNNNNNNNNNNNNNNNNNNNNNNNNNNNNNNNNNNNNNNNNNNNNNNNNNNNNNNNNNNNNNNNNNNNNNNNNNNNNNNNNNNNNNNNNNNNNNNNNNNNNNNNNNNNNNNNNNNNNNNNNNNNNNNNNNNNNNNNNNNNNNNNNNNNNNNNNNNNNNNNNNNNNNNNNNNNNNNNNNNNNNNNNNNNNNNNNNNNNNNNNNNNNNNNNNNNNNNNNNNNNNNNNNNNNNNNNNNNNNNNNNNNNNNNNNNNNNNNNNNNNNNNNNNNNNNNNNNNNNNNNNNNNNNNNNNNNNNNNNNNNNNNNNNNNNNNNNNNNNNNNNNNNNNNNNNNNNNNNNNNNNNNNNNNNNNNNNNNNNNNNNNNNNNNNNNNNNNNNNNNNNNNNNNNNNNNNNNNNNNNNNNNNNNNNNNNNNNNNNNNNNNNNNNNNNNNNNNNNNNNNNNNNNNNNNNNNNNNNNNNNNNNNNNNNNNNNNNNNNNNNNNNNNNNNNNNNNNNNNNNNNNNNNNNNNNNNNNNNNNNNNNNTGACGGCTAGTTAGTTGCTTAACTAAGCACAATATACAAATATCACTTATTCCAAAATATGTAAATAGATGGAAAGGTAAAAAATGTAAAAAAATGTAAATTATATTATTTATAATTTTGTCAGTAATACTATCAGTATTACTTAGAGAATCTGGATTATATTCTTCTTTTTATTTGATTAATATATGAGATTTATATTTCCATTTCAATATAGACAGATGGCATAAACTTAAGCTGGGCATACATTTTGAGTTTTCTGGTAATAAAATTTAGATAAATGCCGTAGGGCATAGATGCACTGTAGGTATCTCTAAAAAATAAGTAAATAGACTATTTTTAAATGCGTAGGAAATATAAAGTATAAGTATAATCATCCTTCAGTACGCGAGCCTTATTTACAGTGAATTCCCGCAAATTCAAGGGAATTTCTGTTTAAAATTAAGTATTATTACTATTAGCCACTCTTTGTTTAAATAAAGTAGGATGATTTAACTAATTATTTTTTCTAAAAACTATGTCTATACAAGGGACTCCTCCTACTGTGCCACAGACGGCTTTAGCCGCTTTAGTGGATGCGTTTATTAAGCAAGGTCATCCGTCTCAATATGCTCAAGCGATGGCAACTTCAATTATTTTTCAGACGGATTTAGATTTACGGAATGCTCAGTTGGCTAATCTCTTGGGTTGGTTGAAAGAGGAGCATCATGATATCTATCCTTTGGCTCTGTCTGTAGTGGAAAAAACTTGCTCAGACTTTGAGCGTCAAGTTCAAGAAGGTTGAGTTTCTGGTCTTAATTGGCTTAAATGAGCAAAATAGTGAAAAATTAGCCATTTCAGCTAATTTTTCCATTAACTGTCGGTTTAAAAAGTTATAGATATTATTGATGTACCTCATGCACAACTGGAAACAAAATGAGTCGGGTGTATAGTTATTGGCTAACTAAGATTGATAGGATGGGAAAAAGACACAGATTGTTACCATACTTGAAAATTCTGGCGTGCTATGACTATTCTCAACATTATTTCTCCTTTAGGTGCGATCGCACAACAAACACGGCAAGCGGCAAGTAAGCTGGCAGTTCTTTCCACTAAAGATAAAAATCAAGCCATTGAAGCGATCGCTCAAGCTTTAGAATTAGCTAAGGATGATATTTTGCAAGCAAATCTAGCTGATTGTCAAGCAGCGACAGCAGCAGGAATCGCCCAACCCCTTTATAAACGGCTACTTTTGGACGAACATAAATTAAGGGATGCGATCGCTGGTGTGCGAGATGTTGGTAAACTAGAAGATCCTATTGGTAAAGTTCAAATTCATCGAGAAATTGATACAGGTTTAATTCTCAAACGCATTACCTGTTCTTTGGGCGTTTTAGGTATCATTTTTGAAGCCCGTCCCGAAGCCGCAATTCAAATAGTTTCCTTAGCAATTAAATCCGGTAATGGCGTAATTCTCAAAGGTGGAAAAGAAGCATTACGTTCTTGCGAAGCGATAATTAAAGCCATTAAACAAGGATTATTTCACACAACAGTTAATCCCGATGTCGTGCAATTGTTAACGAGTAGAGAAGAAATATTAGAACTTTTGCAATTAGATAAATATGTAGATTTAATTATTCCCAGAGGTTCTAATGCCTTTGTGAAATTTGTCCAAGACAATACCCGCATTCCCGTATTAGGTCACGCTGATGGTATTTGTCATCTTTATGTAGATCAATTCGCCGATATTGCCAAAGCTATTAGTATTACTGTAGATTCTAAAATTCAATATCCCGCTGCTTGTAATGCCATTGAAACTTTGCTAGTTCATAGTAGCATTGCTGCCGAATTTCTGCCCCAAGTTGCCGCAGCTTTACAAGCACAAAATGTAGAATTAAAAGGTGATGAACGTACTTTACAAATTTTACCTAATATTGCCAAAGCCACAGAAATAGACTGGCAAACAGAATATAGCGATTTGATTTTAGCCATTAAAATAGTTGATTCTTTAAATGAAGCCATATCCCACATTGAAAATTATGGTTCTCGCCACA harbors:
- a CDS encoding glutamate-5-semialdehyde dehydrogenase, with translation MTILNIISPLGAIAQQTRQAASKLAVLSTKDKNQAIEAIAQALELAKDDILQANLADCQAATAAGIAQPLYKRLLLDEHKLRDAIAGVRDVGKLEDPIGKVQIHREIDTGLILKRITCSLGVLGIIFEARPEAAIQIVSLAIKSGNGVILKGGKEALRSCEAIIKAIKQGLFHTTVNPDVVQLLTSREEILELLQLDKYVDLIIPRGSNAFVKFVQDNTRIPVLGHADGICHLYVDQFADIAKAISITVDSKIQYPAACNAIETLLVHSSIAAEFLPQVAAALQAQNVELKGDERTLQILPNIAKATEIDWQTEYSDLILAIKIVDSLNEAISHIENYGSRHTEAIITEDITAVETFQGLVNAAGVYHNCSTRFADGFRYGFGAEVGISTQQMPPRGPVGLEGLITYKYQMSGNGHIVKPYTGANAKSFSHRDL